In a genomic window of Maridesulfovibrio ferrireducens:
- a CDS encoding CmpA/NrtA family ABC transporter substrate-binding protein, whose amino-acid sequence MISSFSQKKLYTIILAVLAVFCIGTSAAHAAKSKIPSLYLGYVFTTHHTPLMVAAIKGQDFKTSGAYLEEMVPKQKYKLMSAEGEPLAVLNFIVSKSGSETSTLFAMNRLDLGLASSTAFMSGIDKGTKIKILCPLHVDGMSMVFPADSKVTGYNDVAAAIKSSKNPFKIGYHSPTSAPRVVFEGALHKAGFKITGNPNDADADILMVDLKSTSNLIPALLGKQVDCWVGPAPHPAVAEYKHVGHIGLDSRDLPPAGEWTDFPCCVMGASEQMITEQPKVVQAMTDLMTSASDWSNKNKIKTAEISAKWIGVPAVAVEKSTIIYTTDPTQNWMNGEAVFLSMLNSMNKFKGVLKGADIKTATPLLYDFTFVEKSLKK is encoded by the coding sequence ATGATCAGTAGTTTTTCGCAAAAAAAACTTTACACAATTATTTTAGCAGTGCTCGCAGTTTTCTGTATCGGAACCAGCGCAGCACATGCCGCTAAAAGTAAAATACCCAGTCTTTATCTAGGTTATGTTTTTACAACTCACCACACACCGTTGATGGTTGCCGCCATTAAGGGGCAAGATTTTAAAACATCCGGTGCATATCTAGAAGAAATGGTTCCTAAGCAGAAATACAAACTTATGTCCGCAGAAGGTGAGCCACTTGCTGTGCTCAACTTCATCGTATCTAAAAGCGGATCTGAAACTTCAACACTTTTCGCAATGAATCGGCTTGATTTAGGTCTCGCTTCCAGCACCGCCTTTATGAGTGGAATTGACAAGGGAACCAAAATTAAAATCCTTTGCCCTTTGCATGTTGATGGTATGAGCATGGTTTTTCCTGCTGACAGTAAAGTTACCGGATACAACGATGTTGCAGCAGCTATTAAGAGTTCTAAAAATCCATTTAAGATCGGCTACCATTCTCCTACCAGCGCACCACGTGTTGTTTTCGAGGGCGCATTGCATAAGGCAGGATTCAAAATCACAGGTAATCCTAACGATGCAGACGCTGATATTTTAATGGTAGATCTCAAATCCACCTCAAATCTTATTCCTGCACTGCTCGGTAAACAGGTAGACTGCTGGGTTGGACCTGCTCCTCATCCTGCGGTTGCCGAATATAAGCACGTTGGGCACATTGGACTTGATTCCCGCGACCTTCCTCCAGCAGGCGAATGGACTGATTTCCCTTGCTGCGTAATGGGAGCAAGTGAGCAGATGATCACTGAACAGCCTAAAGTTGTTCAGGCAATGACTGATCTGATGACTTCGGCTTCTGACTGGAGCAACAAAAACAAGATTAAGACTGCCGAAATTTCAGCTAAATGGATCGGAGTTCCTGCTGTAGCGGTTGAGAAGTCCACCATCATTTATACAACTGATCCCACACAGAATTGGATGAACGGCGAAGCTGTTTTCCTTTCCATGCTGAACAGCATGAACAAGTTTAAAGGAGTTCTGAAAGGTGCAGATATTAAAACTGCAACACCACTTCTTTACGATTTCACCTTTGTAGAAAAAAGCCTCAAAAAATAA
- a CDS encoding ABC transporter permease, producing the protein MKDRALSLTLPIIAPALLAVTWMILARQISNQVILPGIEQVAELLGNPTEDLISMGSLFSNVLVSLVRVIMGYAIAAFVAIPLGIVMGYYGFVFKFFNGFLNLFRPIPPLAWVPLVLAWFGVSSLATISGVETGQMYIYLNNIKFSMLFIIFIGAFYPILTSTIHGVRNVNKTLIDSARVLGASEYQVFMKVLIPASMPSIITGMRIGLGIAWMCLVSAEMLPGSLSGIGYMITHAFTLASTDIVIAGMISIGIVGTLMDMVFRRIEHKKFSWRRQAG; encoded by the coding sequence ATGAAAGATCGAGCCCTGTCTTTAACCTTACCTATTATTGCACCGGCTCTTTTAGCCGTCACATGGATGATTCTTGCCCGGCAGATAAGTAACCAAGTAATTCTTCCCGGAATAGAACAGGTTGCGGAACTTTTGGGTAATCCGACAGAAGATTTGATCAGCATGGGATCGCTGTTCAGCAATGTATTAGTAAGCCTCGTGCGTGTAATTATGGGCTACGCCATTGCCGCCTTTGTTGCGATCCCTCTAGGTATTGTCATGGGATATTACGGATTTGTTTTTAAATTTTTCAATGGTTTTTTAAACTTGTTTAGACCAATTCCTCCTCTGGCGTGGGTTCCGCTGGTTCTGGCTTGGTTTGGAGTATCAAGTTTGGCAACTATCTCAGGCGTTGAAACAGGGCAGATGTATATTTATCTGAACAACATCAAGTTTTCCATGCTGTTTATAATTTTCATCGGCGCATTCTACCCAATACTCACTTCTACAATTCACGGCGTACGCAATGTAAATAAGACGTTGATCGATTCTGCAAGGGTGCTTGGAGCAAGTGAATATCAAGTTTTTATGAAGGTTTTGATTCCAGCTTCTATGCCTTCCATCATCACCGGAATGCGAATTGGCCTCGGTATTGCGTGGATGTGTCTCGTTTCTGCGGAAATGCTTCCCGGATCACTTTCAGGAATAGGTTACATGATTACCCACGCTTTTACGCTTGCATCAACCGACATCGTTATTGCCGGGATGATTTCAATCGGTATTGTCGGAACATTAATGGATATGGTTTTCAGGCGCATTGAGCATAAGAAATTTTCATGGCGCAGGCAGGCAGGCTAA
- a CDS encoding ABC transporter ATP-binding protein produces MTQKNVIIEIDKLTKEYKAERGEPFLAIDNISLKIQENSFTCLVGPSGCGKSTILRIAAGLEKATSGTVHYRSAPVTKPCGEIGLVFQEYSLFPWLTVMDNVAAGLDFSGVEKEKRNEEATRYLRMVNMLDFKEAYPHELSGGMRQRVAIARALANDPDVLLMDEPFGALDAHTRILLQQELLKVWELTRKTIILVTHSVDEAIFLADKILIMASRPGRIRKNLEVDIERPRSRAIPEFGKMTDYILKELEYSI; encoded by the coding sequence ATGACACAAAAGAACGTGATAATTGAGATAGATAAACTTACCAAAGAGTATAAAGCTGAAAGAGGCGAACCTTTTCTTGCAATAGACAACATAAGTCTGAAAATTCAAGAGAACTCTTTTACTTGTCTTGTCGGACCTTCAGGTTGTGGCAAATCTACTATTTTACGCATTGCAGCCGGACTTGAAAAAGCTACTTCCGGTACAGTTCACTACCGTTCCGCGCCAGTAACTAAACCTTGCGGAGAGATCGGCCTTGTGTTTCAGGAATATTCACTATTCCCATGGCTTACGGTGATGGATAATGTTGCTGCGGGGCTTGATTTTTCCGGAGTGGAAAAAGAAAAACGCAATGAAGAAGCCACCCGTTATTTACGAATGGTCAATATGCTTGATTTTAAAGAGGCATATCCTCATGAATTGTCTGGAGGAATGAGGCAAAGGGTCGCAATTGCGCGTGCACTCGCTAATGATCCTGATGTATTACTCATGGACGAGCCGTTCGGAGCGCTTGATGCTCATACTCGAATTCTGCTCCAGCAGGAGCTTCTAAAAGTCTGGGAACTAACTCGCAAAACAATTATACTTGTGACTCACAGCGTTGATGAAGCTATCTTTCTCGCTGATAAAATTCTCATTATGGCAAGTCGTCCGGGACGCATTCGGAAAAATCTTGAAGTAGATATAGAGCGTCCTCGAAGCAGAGCTATTCCAGAATTTGGAAAAATGACCGACTATATACTTAAAGAATTGGAATACAGTATATAA
- a CDS encoding PQQ-binding-like beta-propeller repeat protein, translating into MKLCNISNRSIKIRSSLLFVSKCTIVTCAVFLVSIMLYVSSSHAAAGDLKWSYTTVDGVISCPALGSDGTIYFGSGDKNFYALNSDGSKKWAFATDGFISSSPAIGSDGTIYFGSSDKNFYALNSDGSKKWDFITSHSVTSSPAIGSDGTIYFGSYDANLYAFNPDGSKKWEFKTNGYVGSSPIIGSDGTIYFTGENGRYVLIALNPDGSKKWEFNAGTDVSMSSAIDSDGTIYIGAADGKFYALNPDGSTKWDFAAGGAISSSPVISSDGTIYFVSNDNMLHSLDSDGNENWVFDNGARLANFLAIGCDGTIYVGSDDNSILAFNSDKTLKWSYAVAPSVPVQGGPAIDSDGTIYIGASDGKLYALEGSSGGLADSPWPKVRKNQKNTGSIDNGDTCVKSSSTQAAGVTVTLSGACAKEKTASELQSQYSLSGYDSVTTAIAFNATVSPNGSCATFYFNSTELPTASVSSLSLIKLYETKKSSATYSTYASSGPEYSVEGAWWLVDASGAHLAASDKVTKGAAYSIYFVIKDNGIYDEDSSLGNITDPVLIGSSSGGSSGCTLNPTATFSFEWSLLLLVPVLLLVRARFRL; encoded by the coding sequence ATGAAATTATGCAACATCTCCAACCGCTCTATCAAAATTAGATCCAGCTTATTATTTGTATCTAAGTGTACTATTGTAACTTGTGCGGTTTTTCTTGTTTCAATAATGCTTTATGTTTCGAGCAGTCATGCCGCCGCTGGAGATTTGAAGTGGAGTTATACGACAGTAGATGGTGTAATATCTTGTCCTGCTCTCGGTAGCGATGGAACAATTTATTTTGGCTCAGGTGATAAGAATTTCTATGCCTTGAATTCTGATGGCAGCAAAAAATGGGCGTTTGCTACAGATGGTTTTATAAGTTCTTCTCCCGCCATCGGTAGCGATGGAACCATCTATTTTGGCTCAAGTGATAAGAATTTCTATGCCTTGAATTCTGATGGCAGCAAAAAATGGGATTTTATTACCAGTCATTCGGTAACATCTTCTCCCGCTATCGGTAGCGATGGAACAATCTATTTTGGATCATATGACGCTAATTTATATGCCTTTAATCCTGATGGCAGCAAAAAATGGGAGTTTAAGACAAATGGTTATGTAGGTTCTTCTCCCATCATAGGTAGTGATGGAACAATTTATTTCACCGGAGAGAATGGTAGGTATGTCCTTATTGCTTTGAATCCCGATGGCAGTAAAAAATGGGAGTTTAATGCTGGAACGGATGTATCTATGTCTTCCGCCATCGACAGTGATGGCACAATTTATATCGGCGCAGCTGATGGTAAGTTCTATGCTTTGAATCCTGATGGCAGCACGAAATGGGATTTTGCTGCTGGAGGTGCTATATCTTCTTCTCCCGTTATCAGCAGTGATGGAACGATCTATTTTGTATCAAATGATAATATGCTACATTCCTTGGATTCTGATGGAAATGAGAACTGGGTGTTTGATAATGGTGCTCGATTAGCCAATTTTCTTGCCATAGGTTGTGATGGCACAATATATGTCGGATCTGATGATAACTCTATTTTAGCTTTTAATTCAGATAAAACTTTGAAGTGGAGTTATGCGGTGGCCCCCTCTGTTCCTGTGCAAGGTGGTCCCGCCATCGACAGTGATGGAACAATTTATATCGGCGCAAGTGATGGCAAGCTATACGCATTAGAAGGCTCTTCTGGTGGGCTAGCAGACAGTCCTTGGCCAAAAGTTAGAAAAAATCAGAAAAATACCGGTAGCATCGACAATGGTGACACTTGTGTAAAATCAAGTTCCACTCAGGCTGCCGGAGTGACTGTTACTCTTTCCGGGGCCTGTGCAAAAGAAAAGACCGCCTCCGAATTGCAGTCACAATATTCCTTGAGCGGGTATGATTCCGTAACCACAGCCATTGCGTTCAACGCCACAGTCAGCCCCAACGGATCCTGTGCGACATTTTATTTCAATTCAACAGAGCTTCCAACCGCAAGCGTGTCCAGCTTATCTCTTATAAAACTATATGAAACAAAAAAATCCAGCGCGACATATAGCACATATGCTTCATCAGGCCCTGAGTATAGCGTGGAGGGAGCATGGTGGCTGGTTGATGCAAGTGGAGCTCACCTTGCCGCTTCAGATAAGGTCACAAAAGGGGCGGCGTATTCCATTTATTTCGTTATCAAAGACAACGGTATTTATGATGAAGATAGCTCTCTTGGAAATATCACTGACCCGGTTTTGATAGGAAGTTCTTCAGGTGGAAGCTCTGGGTGTACTCTTAATCCTACAGCAACATTCTCCTTTGAGTGGTCACTGCTGCTTTTGGTTCCAGTGTTGTTGTTGGTCAGGGCACGGTTTAGACTCTGA
- a CDS encoding sensor histidine kinase — MNRLLCVFLFLTLLVLNGCIYTKSSMPRAKQGVMDLSNWSFVKDGPVCLDGEWEVRWDCLLPPEKMGVNSQTVQEYTEVPSPWSQSKPEVSMFQATGSASMRLVIKNIPNTDRIAFRLSNTNAAWTLWADGRLIGNSGVPGLSAESESPRPSSVVVPLQAENYGRDSSAPLELVLNISNQHFRDGGVFSSLWLGPEPVIQAVALRDSSLAMLLTGILLIMGIYHIVLFLFRRQDRSPLLFGFYSLLWMGNYIFSESSGWIVLAVFPNMYPFLMEHLGIACFIISIPVGFTFFRLLYPHEFSLRVQWYTWIMCGVFTALAVFGSTLTLTALLPLYYISSGILIFYCFGRLFQAWRRGRDGACFIFVGFMVLGLVGINDMLTDLRLIHSVPLLPLGLFVFIMSQALALSQRLFFAFSSVENLSLQLENKNLSLEMEMAERNKLEREIINISEDERRRVSIDLHDGLCQLLAAARLRCSAILHMGNSRDGDLEMEKLSGILDELVDQAYNVTHGLWTQEYTPESAAPSFSDMAQRLSRSSGISIEYNQVHACKICPSSANVIQLYRIAQEALTNAVKHSKATRICLDCSCNVEGIITISVCDNGIGRARAKSSAGGLGVGIMNHRANIIGATLLFEDVAEGGTIVTCSASCGIINKFSLKTDTQ, encoded by the coding sequence GTGAACCGTTTACTGTGCGTTTTTCTCTTTCTTACTCTTTTAGTCCTCAATGGCTGTATCTATACTAAATCCTCTATGCCAAGGGCCAAACAGGGGGTCATGGATCTTTCAAACTGGAGTTTCGTAAAAGATGGTCCGGTTTGTCTGGATGGGGAATGGGAAGTCAGGTGGGATTGTTTGCTTCCTCCCGAAAAAATGGGGGTTAATAGTCAAACTGTACAGGAATATACTGAGGTTCCAAGCCCTTGGAGTCAGAGCAAACCTGAAGTTAGCATGTTCCAAGCGACAGGTTCAGCCTCAATGCGGCTAGTTATAAAAAATATTCCAAACACAGATCGTATAGCTTTTCGTCTCTCGAATACCAATGCTGCCTGGACGCTATGGGCTGATGGTCGCCTTATTGGTAACAGCGGTGTTCCCGGTCTTTCTGCCGAATCCGAATCCCCTCGGCCGTCTTCCGTTGTCGTGCCACTACAAGCAGAAAATTACGGGCGTGACAGCTCAGCTCCGTTGGAACTTGTGCTTAATATATCCAATCAGCATTTTCGGGATGGCGGAGTTTTTTCCTCGTTATGGTTAGGGCCTGAACCCGTCATTCAGGCCGTGGCCTTGCGTGATTCTAGCCTTGCCATGTTGTTGACTGGAATTCTCTTAATTATGGGCATATACCATATTGTGCTGTTTCTTTTTCGTCGCCAAGATCGTTCGCCGCTTCTCTTCGGCTTCTATAGCCTGCTCTGGATGGGCAATTATATTTTTTCTGAATCCAGTGGCTGGATTGTTCTTGCAGTGTTCCCAAATATGTATCCATTCCTCATGGAGCATTTGGGCATAGCCTGTTTCATTATTTCGATTCCAGTAGGCTTTACCTTTTTTAGACTGCTTTATCCCCATGAATTCTCACTGCGGGTTCAGTGGTATACGTGGATTATGTGCGGAGTATTCACTGCACTTGCTGTTTTTGGAAGTACACTAACGCTCACGGCTTTGTTGCCACTTTACTATATTTCTTCTGGTATTCTCATTTTCTATTGTTTTGGGCGGTTATTTCAAGCTTGGCGTAGAGGCCGGGATGGAGCCTGTTTTATTTTTGTGGGATTCATGGTTCTTGGGCTTGTCGGTATAAATGACATGTTGACCGACCTCCGTCTCATCCACTCTGTGCCACTTTTGCCTCTTGGGTTGTTTGTTTTTATTATGAGCCAAGCTCTTGCTTTGTCGCAACGTTTGTTCTTTGCCTTTTCCTCTGTTGAAAATCTTTCTCTACAGTTGGAAAACAAAAATTTGAGTCTTGAAATGGAGATGGCTGAGCGCAATAAATTGGAACGTGAAATTATCAATATTAGTGAAGATGAACGACGACGCGTTAGTATTGATCTTCACGACGGCCTTTGCCAACTACTAGCAGCAGCCCGATTGCGTTGTTCAGCTATTTTGCATATGGGCAATTCGAGGGATGGAGATTTGGAGATGGAAAAACTCTCCGGCATATTGGATGAACTTGTTGATCAAGCCTACAATGTCACACATGGACTCTGGACGCAGGAATATACCCCTGAGAGCGCGGCCCCATCTTTTTCTGATATGGCTCAACGTTTGTCTCGCTCAAGCGGAATTTCCATCGAATATAATCAGGTACATGCCTGCAAAATCTGTCCTTCTAGTGCAAACGTGATCCAGTTGTATCGAATAGCTCAGGAAGCTCTCACCAATGCTGTGAAGCATTCTAAAGCAACCCGCATTTGTTTGGATTGCTCATGCAACGTCGAAGGGATAATAACTATTTCAGTATGCGATAACGGCATCGGCAGGGCGCGTGCGAAAAGTTCAGCCGGAGGACTCGGCGTGGGTATCATGAATCATCGTGCTAATATTATCGGAGCAACACTGCTTTTTGAGGATGTTGCAGAAGGCGGCACCATTGTAACCTGCTCAGCTTCGTGTGGTATTATAAATAAATTTTCACTGAAAACGGATACGCAATGA
- a CDS encoding response regulator transcription factor yields MTKNLSNGARVFLVDDHPAMLDGLTLLLACENYVIIGVATNQQEALQGIDSCEADIALIDLSLCGESGLRIIPLMVERNIPVLVFSMHEDAATQKRAMDCGARGYVSKRETSTVLLDAVRQILGGNEYFSPRVAANQFSREPISNDSMAFNSFSEQETLILTLLSQGESNSEIAEALGISVRTVETYCTRIAAKLKLDGMKALRKYAINEY; encoded by the coding sequence ATGACAAAGAATCTATCCAATGGAGCACGTGTTTTTCTGGTAGATGATCATCCCGCAATGCTGGACGGGTTGACGCTACTTCTCGCCTGCGAAAATTATGTTATAATCGGTGTTGCTACAAATCAGCAGGAAGCATTGCAGGGTATTGATAGCTGTGAGGCGGACATAGCTCTTATAGATCTTAGTTTGTGTGGCGAAAGTGGGTTAAGAATAATCCCTCTCATGGTTGAGCGAAATATACCCGTACTTGTTTTTTCCATGCATGAGGATGCCGCGACGCAAAAACGGGCGATGGATTGTGGGGCTCGCGGTTATGTCTCCAAGCGCGAAACTTCAACTGTTCTTCTGGATGCCGTCAGACAGATTCTTGGAGGAAATGAGTATTTTAGTCCCCGTGTTGCTGCCAACCAATTTTCTAGGGAGCCGATATCGAATGATTCGATGGCCTTTAATAGCTTCAGCGAACAAGAGACTCTTATATTAACTCTGTTAAGCCAAGGAGAAAGTAATAGCGAGATAGCTGAAGCCCTTGGTATCAGTGTCAGAACCGTCGAGACTTATTGTACTCGTATAGCCGCCAAGCTGAAATTGGATGGCATGAAAGCCTTGCGCAAGTATGCCATCAACGAATATTGA
- a CDS encoding DEAD/DEAH box helicase, with amino-acid sequence MQIYISKDLTLIGTPADLVGKVKESLTLMNPEYVNALKYGRNARRIAKYIKMFSGDRKGRLHCPRGYGLELHQLIKAAGEEIIYEDNRRELEPVDFVFKGELRPYQSEALQSFHGLSQGILEAGTGAGKTVMALALIAERKQPCLVLVHTKELLLQWVERGRQFLGIEPGQVGNGKFNIQPFTVATIQTARNRLDKLIPAFGHIVVDECHRAPASTFQEVVTSFDAKFLTGLSATPYRNDGLDRIINLTLGNVVHRVNPDLLRDTGAILKPEIFTVNTAFSFAGDPSNEYPLMMTALAEDWDRNKLIATSVEGEVDQDNGTLLLVADRTAHLFALAGILEEQGINVAVLTGKTPTKERCTIVEDLNAGKIKVLASTASLIGEGFDCSGLSTLFLCSPIKSKGRLVQIIGRILRPADGKRPRLYDFIDGKVGVLEYSAGLRQKIYEEMA; translated from the coding sequence ATGCAGATTTATATATCAAAAGACCTGACCTTGATTGGCACTCCTGCTGATTTGGTGGGCAAGGTCAAAGAGTCTTTGACCTTGATGAACCCTGAGTATGTCAACGCCCTGAAGTACGGGCGCAATGCTAGGCGTATTGCGAAGTATATAAAGATGTTTTCAGGCGACCGCAAAGGGCGGCTGCATTGTCCGCGCGGCTATGGGCTTGAACTGCACCAGCTTATTAAAGCCGCAGGTGAAGAGATTATATATGAAGACAACAGGCGGGAACTTGAGCCTGTGGACTTTGTCTTTAAAGGAGAACTGAGACCCTATCAGTCAGAAGCATTACAATCTTTTCACGGGCTTTCACAAGGTATTCTGGAAGCAGGAACCGGTGCAGGTAAAACGGTTATGGCATTGGCCTTGATTGCTGAGCGTAAGCAACCTTGCCTTGTACTCGTTCATACCAAGGAATTACTATTACAATGGGTGGAAAGAGGGCGTCAGTTTCTGGGGATAGAGCCCGGACAAGTCGGTAATGGAAAATTTAACATTCAACCCTTTACCGTGGCCACTATTCAGACTGCCCGTAATCGTCTGGATAAATTGATCCCGGCATTCGGTCATATTGTGGTTGATGAGTGCCACCGGGCACCGGCCAGCACCTTTCAAGAAGTAGTCACCAGCTTTGATGCGAAATTTTTAACAGGACTCTCCGCCACGCCGTACCGAAATGACGGGCTTGACCGGATAATAAATTTGACTCTTGGAAATGTGGTTCACCGGGTTAACCCTGATTTGCTTCGGGATACCGGGGCCATACTCAAGCCGGAAATTTTTACCGTGAATACAGCCTTTTCTTTTGCGGGGGACCCTTCAAACGAATATCCTCTTATGATGACTGCCCTTGCCGAGGACTGGGATCGCAATAAGCTTATAGCTACGTCTGTGGAGGGAGAAGTTGATCAGGATAATGGAACTTTGCTGCTCGTTGCAGACAGGACCGCGCACCTTTTTGCTCTGGCTGGTATTCTTGAGGAGCAGGGTATAAACGTGGCCGTATTGACTGGAAAGACTCCGACAAAGGAACGCTGTACAATTGTTGAGGATCTCAACGCAGGAAAGATCAAAGTTCTGGCAAGCACTGCTTCCTTGATAGGTGAGGGTTTTGATTGCTCTGGTTTATCGACTCTTTTTCTTTGCTCTCCTATTAAATCAAAGGGAAGGCTTGTGCAAATTATCGGTAGGATTTTAAGACCTGCTGATGGCAAAAGGCCTCGGCTTTATGACTTCATTGATGGCAAAGTCGGTGTGTTGGAGTATAGTGCTGGACTTCGGCAAAAGATTTATGAAGAAATGGCGTAG
- the nhaB gene encoding sodium/proton antiporter NhaB, whose protein sequence is MQPSIMQAFGSNFLGAAPKWYKIIILLFLVLNPCLMFTAGPFIAGWALIAEFIFTLAMALKCYPLPAGGLLAFEAVFLGMTSTETIYHEALKNFEVILLLIFMVAGIYFMKDFLQFTFTRILVRVQSKITISVLFCLAGAVLSAFLDALTVTAVIIAVAYGFYNIYHRFASGKTLHCDHDLCCDKAAAKNREDLQEFRAFLRNLMMHGAVGTALGGVCTLVGEPQNLLIGGEMGWHFVEFFLEMMPVSMPVLVTGLLTCVTVEYFHLFTYGAKLPGNIRSHLLETAIQMEEKQGTKGKVRLIVQAMAGIWLVIALALHLAAVGIVGLSVIILLTSMNGIIEEHHLGKAFEEALPFTALLVVFFSVVAVIHDQGLFHPIINYVLSLHGQSQLVAYYIANGLLSAISDNVFVATVYISETKIHFVNLLGAIPNIGMTGQALMDKLTDPHFARADVVASLPQAAATQALDIMTNLDKLAVAINTGTNIPSVATPNGQAAFLFLLTSALAPVIRLSYGRMVLLALPYTITMSIMGLVAVNYFL, encoded by the coding sequence ATGCAGCCTTCAATTATGCAGGCATTTGGTAGCAACTTTCTTGGTGCTGCTCCCAAATGGTACAAGATAATTATTTTACTTTTTTTAGTTCTCAACCCGTGCCTTATGTTTACAGCAGGGCCTTTTATCGCCGGCTGGGCACTTATTGCAGAATTTATTTTCACACTGGCTATGGCACTGAAATGCTATCCTCTGCCTGCCGGTGGACTGCTCGCATTTGAAGCTGTCTTTTTGGGCATGACTTCAACCGAGACTATTTATCATGAAGCTCTCAAAAATTTTGAAGTAATACTGCTGCTGATTTTCATGGTCGCAGGAATTTATTTCATGAAGGACTTTCTACAGTTCACTTTCACTCGTATTCTTGTGAGAGTTCAGTCAAAAATCACTATATCCGTCCTGTTCTGTCTGGCTGGCGCAGTATTATCTGCCTTCCTTGATGCCCTTACAGTTACAGCCGTTATTATCGCGGTGGCTTATGGATTTTACAATATTTACCATAGATTTGCTTCAGGCAAGACACTGCATTGCGATCATGACCTCTGCTGTGACAAAGCCGCTGCTAAAAACCGTGAAGACTTGCAGGAATTCAGAGCATTCTTACGCAATCTGATGATGCATGGCGCGGTGGGTACAGCTCTCGGCGGGGTTTGCACACTTGTAGGGGAACCACAGAATCTACTCATCGGCGGCGAAATGGGCTGGCACTTTGTAGAATTTTTCCTCGAAATGATGCCTGTATCAATGCCTGTATTAGTAACGGGATTGCTGACTTGCGTCACAGTCGAATATTTTCATCTGTTCACATACGGTGCTAAATTACCGGGAAATATTCGTTCACATTTGCTTGAAACAGCAATTCAAATGGAAGAGAAACAAGGTACAAAAGGTAAGGTAAGATTAATTGTTCAAGCCATGGCAGGCATCTGGCTCGTCATTGCGCTGGCTCTGCATCTTGCCGCTGTCGGTATAGTAGGACTGTCAGTAATTATTTTGCTCACATCCATGAACGGCATCATTGAAGAACATCACTTAGGTAAAGCCTTTGAAGAAGCATTACCATTTACAGCTCTTCTCGTAGTATTCTTCTCCGTTGTCGCTGTAATTCACGACCAAGGCCTTTTCCACCCTATCATCAATTATGTCCTCAGCTTACACGGACAAAGTCAGCTTGTAGCATATTACATTGCCAACGGACTGCTTTCAGCTATTTCTGATAATGTCTTTGTTGCGACAGTATACATATCTGAAACAAAAATTCATTTCGTCAACCTGCTCGGAGCCATACCTAACATAGGAATGACCGGACAAGCTCTGATGGACAAACTTACCGATCCACACTTTGCGAGAGCTGACGTTGTTGCAAGCTTACCACAAGCTGCTGCAACTCAAGCACTCGATATAATGACCAACCTTGATAAACTGGCAGTAGCAATCAACACAGGAACCAATATCCCAAGTGTTGCTACTCCAAACGGTCAAGCAGCATTCCTATTCCTGCTGACCTCAGCCTTAGCACCGGTTATCCGCCTCTCATACGGCCGGATGGTGCTTCTGGCCTTACCGTACACCATTACCATGTCAATCATGGGCCTCGTAGCTGTTAACTACTTCTTGTAG